In Xiphophorus maculatus strain JP 163 A chromosome 15, X_maculatus-5.0-male, whole genome shotgun sequence, the following are encoded in one genomic region:
- the LOC102237794 gene encoding tyrosine-protein kinase Fyn isoform X2: MGCVQCKDKEATKLTDDRDTSISQGAGYCYGADPTPQHYPSFGVTAIPNYNNFHAPVGQGVTVFGGVNTSSHTGTLRTRGGTGVTLFVALYDYEARTEDDLSFRKGERFQILNSTEGDWWDARSLTTGGSGYIPSNYVAPVDSIQAEDWYFGKLGRKDAERQLLSTSNPRGTYLIRESETTKGAFSLSIRDWDDEKGDHVKHYKIRKLDSGGYYITTRAQFDTLQQLVQHYSESADGLCFNLTGVCMNYIPDTVGLSHDAWEISRDALNLEEQLGTGCFAEVFYGTWNGTTKVAVKTLKPGTMSPESFLEEAQIMKKLRHDKLVQLYAVVSEEPIYIVTEYMSKGSLLDFLKDGEGRALKLPNLVDMAAQVAAGMAYIERMNYIHRDLRSANILVGDNLVCKIADFGLARLIEDNEYTARQGAKFPIKWTAPEAALYGRFTIKSDVWSFGILLTELVTKGRVPYPGMNNREVLEQVERGYRMPCPQDCPSSLHELMLQCWKKDAEERPTFEYLQAFLEDYFTATEPQYQPGDNL, translated from the exons ATGGGCTGTGTGCAATGCAAGGATAAGGAGGCAACCAAACTCACAGACGACCGAGACACCAGCATCTCCCAGGGAGCCGGGTACTGCTATGGGGCCGACCCCACGCCGCAGCACTATCCCAGCTTCGGGGTCACTGCCATTCCCAACTACAACAACTTCCACGCCCCCGTCGGACAGGGGGTGACCGTCTTTGGGGGGGTCAACACTTCCTCTCACACCGGGACCCTGCGGACCCGTGGAGGGACAG GAGTCACTCTCTTTGTGGCACTTTACGACTACGAGGCGCGGACAGAGGATGACCTGAGCTTCAGGAAAGGAGAAAGGTTCCAAATCCTCAACAGCAC tgagGGGGACTGGTGGGACGCGCGCTCGCTGACCACCGGGGGCAGCGGTTACATCCCCAGTAACTACGTGGCTCCAGTAGACTCCATCCAAGCTGAAGA CTGGTACTTTGGTAAACTGGGCCGCAAGGATGCAGAGAGACAGCTGCTGTCCACCAGCAATCCTCGGGGCACCTATCTGATCCGAGAGAGCGAAACCACTAAGG GGGCCTTCTCCCTGTCCATACGGGACTGGGATGATGAGAAAGGAGATCACGTCAAGCACTATAAGATTCGTAAGCTGGACAGCGGAGGATATTACATCACCACCAGGGCTCAGTTTGACACGCTGCAGCAGCTGGTTCAGCACTACTCAG AGAGTGCGGATGGTTTGTGCTTTAATTTAACGGGCGTGTGCATGAACTACATCCCCGACACTGTGGGCTTGAGCCACGATGCCTGGGAGATCAGCAGAGACGCCCTGAacctggaggagcagctggGGACGGGATGCTTTGCCGAAGTGTTCTACG GAACGTGGAACGGCACCACCAAAGTAGCGGTGAAGACGCTGAAGCCCGGCACCATGTCCCCCGAGTCGTTCCTGGAGGAGGCTCAGATCATGAAGAAGCTCCGCCACGACAAGCTGGTGCAGCTGTACGCCGTGGTGTCTGAGGAGCCCATCTACATCGTTACAGAGTACATGAGCAAAG GCAGCCTGCTGGACTTCTTAAAGGACGGAGAGGGACGAGCGCTGAAGCTGCCCAACCTGGTGGACATGGCAGCACAG GTGGCAGCAGGCATGGCCTACATCGAGAGGATGAACTACATCCACAGAGACCTGCGCTCGGCTAACATCCTGGTGGGAGACAACCTGGTGTGTAAGATCGCCGACTTCGGCCTGGCCCGGCTAATCGAGGACAACGAGTACACGGCCCGGCAAG gagCAAAGTTTCCCATCAAGTGGACGGCCCCGGAGGCGGCGCTGTACGGCCGCTTCACCATCAAGTCAGACGTTTGGTCGTTCGGCATCCTGCTGACGGAGCTGGTGACAAAGGGCCGCGTGCCGTACCCAG GCATGAACAACCGTGAGGTTCTGGAGCAGGTGGAGCGGGGCTACCGGATGCCGTGCCCCCAGGACTGCCCCAGCTCGCTGCACGAGCTCATGCTGCAGTGCTGGAAGAAGGACGCCGAGGAGAGGCCCACCTTCGAGTACCTGCAGGCCTTCTTGGAGGACTACTTCACAGCCACCGAGCCTCAGTACCAGCCTGGGGATAACCTCTAA
- the LOC102237794 gene encoding tyrosine-protein kinase Fyn isoform X1 has translation MGCVQCKDKEATKLTDDRDTSISQGAGYCYGADPTPQHYPSFGVTAIPNYNNFHAPVGQGVTVFGGVNTSSHTGTLRTRGGTGVTLFVALYDYEARTEDDLSFRKGERFQILNSTEGDWWDARSLTTGGSGYIPSNYVAPVDSIQAEDWYFGKLGRKDAERQLLSTSNPRGTYLIRESETTKGAFSLSIRDWDDEKGDHVKHYKIRKLDSGGYYITTRAQFDTLQQLVQHYSDRAAGLCCRLVVPCHKGMPRLADLSVKTKDVWEIPRESLQLIKRLGNGQFGEVWMGTWNGTTKVAVKTLKPGTMSPESFLEEAQIMKKLRHDKLVQLYAVVSEEPIYIVTEYMSKGSLLDFLKDGEGRALKLPNLVDMAAQVAAGMAYIERMNYIHRDLRSANILVGDNLVCKIADFGLARLIEDNEYTARQGAKFPIKWTAPEAALYGRFTIKSDVWSFGILLTELVTKGRVPYPGMNNREVLEQVERGYRMPCPQDCPSSLHELMLQCWKKDAEERPTFEYLQAFLEDYFTATEPQYQPGDNL, from the exons ATGGGCTGTGTGCAATGCAAGGATAAGGAGGCAACCAAACTCACAGACGACCGAGACACCAGCATCTCCCAGGGAGCCGGGTACTGCTATGGGGCCGACCCCACGCCGCAGCACTATCCCAGCTTCGGGGTCACTGCCATTCCCAACTACAACAACTTCCACGCCCCCGTCGGACAGGGGGTGACCGTCTTTGGGGGGGTCAACACTTCCTCTCACACCGGGACCCTGCGGACCCGTGGAGGGACAG GAGTCACTCTCTTTGTGGCACTTTACGACTACGAGGCGCGGACAGAGGATGACCTGAGCTTCAGGAAAGGAGAAAGGTTCCAAATCCTCAACAGCAC tgagGGGGACTGGTGGGACGCGCGCTCGCTGACCACCGGGGGCAGCGGTTACATCCCCAGTAACTACGTGGCTCCAGTAGACTCCATCCAAGCTGAAGA CTGGTACTTTGGTAAACTGGGCCGCAAGGATGCAGAGAGACAGCTGCTGTCCACCAGCAATCCTCGGGGCACCTATCTGATCCGAGAGAGCGAAACCACTAAGG GGGCCTTCTCCCTGTCCATACGGGACTGGGATGATGAGAAAGGAGATCACGTCAAGCACTATAAGATTCGTAAGCTGGACAGCGGAGGATATTACATCACCACCAGGGCTCAGTTTGACACGCTGCAGCAGCTGGTTCAGCACTACTCAG ACCGTGCTGCGGGCCTCTGCTGTCGCTTGGTGGTTCCCTGCCACAAGGGGATGCCCCGCCTCGCCGACCTGTCGGTGAAAACCAAAGATGTGTGGGAGATCCCACGGGAGTCGCTGCAGCTCATCAAGCGCCTGGGGAACGGGCAGTTTGGGGAGGTCTGGATGG GAACGTGGAACGGCACCACCAAAGTAGCGGTGAAGACGCTGAAGCCCGGCACCATGTCCCCCGAGTCGTTCCTGGAGGAGGCTCAGATCATGAAGAAGCTCCGCCACGACAAGCTGGTGCAGCTGTACGCCGTGGTGTCTGAGGAGCCCATCTACATCGTTACAGAGTACATGAGCAAAG GCAGCCTGCTGGACTTCTTAAAGGACGGAGAGGGACGAGCGCTGAAGCTGCCCAACCTGGTGGACATGGCAGCACAG GTGGCAGCAGGCATGGCCTACATCGAGAGGATGAACTACATCCACAGAGACCTGCGCTCGGCTAACATCCTGGTGGGAGACAACCTGGTGTGTAAGATCGCCGACTTCGGCCTGGCCCGGCTAATCGAGGACAACGAGTACACGGCCCGGCAAG gagCAAAGTTTCCCATCAAGTGGACGGCCCCGGAGGCGGCGCTGTACGGCCGCTTCACCATCAAGTCAGACGTTTGGTCGTTCGGCATCCTGCTGACGGAGCTGGTGACAAAGGGCCGCGTGCCGTACCCAG GCATGAACAACCGTGAGGTTCTGGAGCAGGTGGAGCGGGGCTACCGGATGCCGTGCCCCCAGGACTGCCCCAGCTCGCTGCACGAGCTCATGCTGCAGTGCTGGAAGAAGGACGCCGAGGAGAGGCCCACCTTCGAGTACCTGCAGGCCTTCTTGGAGGACTACTTCACAGCCACCGAGCCTCAGTACCAGCCTGGGGATAACCTCTAA